One Actinomadura viridis genomic region harbors:
- the sigE gene encoding RNA polymerase sigma factor SigE translates to MAWTPPTWEEIVSEHSTRVFRLAYRLTGNRHDAEDLTQDVFIRVFRSLSSYSPGTFEGWLHRITTNLFLDRARRKQRIRFDALADDAAERLQGREPSPAQALDERILDADIQSALDALAPEYRAAVVLCDIEGLTYEEIAASLGVKMGTVRSRIHRGRAQLRTALEHRRPDAPPAPLAATHMDAPHLDAAPARTP, encoded by the coding sequence ATGGCGTGGACGCCTCCGACGTGGGAGGAGATCGTCAGCGAGCACTCCACAAGGGTGTTCCGGCTGGCGTACCGCCTGACCGGCAACCGGCACGACGCGGAGGACCTGACCCAGGACGTCTTCATCCGGGTCTTCCGTTCCTTGTCCTCCTACAGTCCGGGCACCTTCGAGGGATGGCTGCACCGGATCACCACCAACCTCTTCCTCGACCGCGCCCGCCGCAAGCAGCGCATCCGCTTCGACGCGCTGGCCGACGACGCGGCCGAACGCCTCCAGGGCCGCGAGCCGAGCCCCGCCCAGGCGCTCGACGAGCGGATCCTGGACGCCGACATCCAGAGCGCGCTGGACGCGCTGGCCCCCGAATACCGCGCGGCCGTGGTGCTGTGCGACATCGAGGGGCTCACCTACGAGGAGATCGCCGCCTCGCTGGGAGTGAAGATGGGCACGGTGCGCAGCCGCATCCACCGTGGCCGCGCCCAGCTGCGCACCGCCCTCGAACACCGCCGCCCGGACGCCCCGCCCGCGCCCCTCGCCGCCACGCACATGGACGCCCCGCACCTCGACGCCGCCCCCGCCCGTACCCCCTGA
- a CDS encoding PIG-L deacetylase family protein: MPRTCVFFHAHRDDEAWLTAGTMARLAAEGHRVVLVVAAGRGGLTCLDVRPAAEVLTDALTDALDASAHLLGCARVVLLGYEDSGLDGSALGGFSRANVGLAADGLAELLRQERADLLSVYDPAGGYGHPDHVHVHRVGVRAAELAGTPVVLEATLDRDLLLRVPRPLVRLGLVPRALNAKGSENAYAPRSEITHRVCVRRYIAAKRTALAANVAHDPGGGSACTLAPLLRLPRFLFRRVLGTECFVRRDLPPGTVLDHPLAMWPASKVPVDA, encoded by the coding sequence GTGCCACGGACCTGCGTCTTCTTCCACGCCCACCGCGACGACGAGGCATGGCTGACCGCAGGCACGATGGCGCGGCTGGCCGCCGAGGGGCACCGGGTGGTGCTGGTGGTCGCGGCCGGCCGGGGCGGGCTGACCTGCCTGGACGTCCGCCCGGCCGCCGAGGTCCTGACCGACGCCCTGACCGACGCCCTGGACGCGTCGGCGCACCTGCTCGGCTGCGCCCGCGTCGTCCTGCTCGGGTACGAGGACTCGGGGCTCGACGGCAGCGCCCTGGGCGGTTTCTCCCGCGCGAACGTCGGGCTCGCCGCGGACGGGCTGGCCGAGCTGCTCCGCCAGGAGCGCGCCGACCTCCTGAGCGTGTACGACCCGGCGGGCGGCTACGGGCACCCCGACCACGTCCACGTGCACCGGGTGGGCGTCCGGGCCGCCGAGCTGGCCGGCACCCCGGTCGTCCTGGAGGCGACCCTCGACCGTGACCTCCTGCTGCGCGTCCCCCGGCCGCTCGTACGCCTCGGCCTGGTCCCCCGCGCGCTGAACGCGAAGGGTTCCGAGAACGCCTATGCCCCTCGCTCCGAGATCACCCACCGCGTCTGCGTACGCCGGTACATCGCGGCCAAGCGCACCGCCCTGGCCGCCAACGTCGCGCACGACCCCGGCGGCGGGTCGGCCTGCACGCTCGCGCCGCTGCTGCGATTGCCGCGCTTCCTGTTCCGGCGGGTTCTGGGCACCGAGTGTTTCGTCCGGCGCGACCTTCCGCCCGGAACGGTCCTCGATCATCCGCTCGCCATGTGGCCCGCCTCGAAGGTGCCGGTCGACGCCTGA
- a CDS encoding alpha/beta fold hydrolase, whose amino-acid sequence MDIVFERRGDGPPLVLLHGIGHRLQGWQPVMDRLAEERDVIAVDLPGFGASPPLPAGTPYTVDATIGVLTDLFERLGVERPHIAGNSLGGLFSLEAADRGLVSSATVLSPAGFFTARELAMAASILRASRLAAGLPAPLMERLARSPRRRMTMFGMIYARPDLLDYEALAGDARALRGAAGFEPTLRAGRRVRFRGSCADVPVTIAWGTKDRLLRASQAVRAQQALPGARFVWLRGCGHVPMGDDPELVARVLLEGSDHPLRGAGDKAA is encoded by the coding sequence GTGGACATCGTCTTCGAGCGCCGCGGCGACGGACCGCCGCTGGTACTGCTGCACGGAATCGGGCACCGGCTGCAAGGCTGGCAGCCCGTCATGGACCGGCTGGCCGAGGAACGCGACGTCATCGCAGTGGACCTGCCCGGCTTCGGGGCGTCCCCGCCGCTGCCCGCCGGCACCCCCTACACCGTGGACGCGACGATCGGCGTCCTGACGGACCTGTTCGAGCGGCTCGGGGTGGAGCGCCCGCACATCGCCGGCAACTCGCTCGGCGGGCTGTTCTCCCTGGAGGCCGCCGACCGGGGCCTGGTCAGCTCGGCCACGGTGCTGTCCCCGGCGGGCTTCTTCACCGCCCGGGAGCTGGCCATGGCGGCCTCGATCCTGCGCGCCTCGCGGCTGGCCGCCGGCCTGCCCGCCCCGCTCATGGAACGGCTCGCGCGCTCTCCCCGCCGCCGGATGACCATGTTCGGCATGATCTACGCCCGTCCCGACCTGCTGGACTACGAGGCCCTCGCGGGCGACGCCCGCGCCCTGCGCGGCGCCGCCGGGTTCGAGCCCACGCTGCGCGCCGGGCGCAGGGTCCGCTTCCGCGGCTCCTGCGCGGACGTCCCGGTGACGATCGCGTGGGGCACCAAGGACCGCCTGCTCCGGGCGAGCCAGGCCGTCCGGGCCCAGCAGGCGCTGCCCGGGGCCCGTTTCGTGTGGCTCCGGGGCTGCGGGCACGTCCCGATGGGGGACGATCCCGAGCTGGTGGCGCGGGTGCTCCTCGAAGGCAGCGACCACCCCCTGCGCGGCGCCGGGGACAAGGCCGCCTGA
- a CDS encoding serine/threonine-protein kinase, whose translation MVGDRLIPLAERYRLLSVVGQGGMGTVWRAHDEMLDRDVAVKEVRLPERLTAGERRLLCRRLIEEARATAALRHPGVIDVHDVVIEDGRPWIVMEFLRARSLHQEIAEHGPLPVERAARIGQSVLAVLDAAHRAGILHRDVKPSNILLCDDGRILLTDFGLAVHVDSGPEPEETLVAGIEGSPAYLPPERVRGEPGVRASDLWSLGATLYAAVEGTSPFLRCHALASMVAVLLGEYPPPVRAGRLAPVIEGLLRQDPCRRLRAAEAARLLGAATEPPPPAWRRLLPNTRPGRLPAGERRARGDRRSRLGTMVFAISIAVTAVVLGAWSARWNSVGKGEALTLLPVPGGAFRTASYHESAGYHVDVPLDWRREVRGGAVHWRDPVAGRGLRITPVSGTPLAGLRAVERQTAGSAGHPGYRLLRLEPVPELNRPAAEWEYTWGEAEHRMHALRTRTAGYEFYFYAPDARWTPAQRVYERILGSFRTG comes from the coding sequence ATGGTGGGAGATCGGTTGATACCGCTGGCGGAGCGGTATCGCCTGCTCTCGGTGGTCGGCCAGGGTGGAATGGGCACTGTTTGGCGGGCCCATGACGAGATGCTGGACCGGGACGTGGCGGTCAAGGAAGTGCGGCTCCCGGAACGGCTGACCGCCGGCGAACGCCGGCTGCTGTGCAGGCGGCTCATCGAGGAGGCCCGTGCCACCGCGGCGCTGCGGCATCCCGGCGTGATCGACGTGCACGACGTGGTCATCGAGGACGGGCGGCCGTGGATCGTCATGGAGTTCCTGCGCGCCCGCTCCCTGCACCAGGAGATCGCCGAGCACGGCCCGCTGCCGGTGGAGCGGGCCGCCAGGATCGGCCAGTCCGTGCTGGCCGTCCTGGACGCCGCGCACCGGGCCGGGATCCTGCACCGGGACGTCAAGCCCAGCAACATCCTGCTGTGCGACGACGGCCGGATCCTCCTCACCGACTTCGGCCTGGCCGTCCACGTGGACAGCGGGCCGGAGCCGGAGGAGACGCTGGTCGCCGGGATCGAGGGCTCGCCGGCGTACCTGCCGCCCGAACGCGTCCGCGGCGAGCCCGGCGTCCGCGCGTCGGACCTGTGGTCGCTGGGCGCCACCCTGTACGCGGCCGTGGAGGGGACCTCGCCCTTCCTGCGCTGCCACGCCCTGGCCTCGATGGTGGCGGTGCTGCTCGGCGAGTACCCGCCGCCGGTCCGCGCGGGCCGGCTGGCCCCGGTGATCGAGGGCCTGCTGCGGCAGGACCCGTGCCGCCGCCTGCGCGCCGCGGAGGCCGCCCGGCTGCTGGGGGCCGCCACCGAGCCGCCGCCCCCCGCCTGGCGCAGGCTGCTGCCGAACACGCGGCCCGGACGGCTCCCCGCCGGCGAACGCCGGGCGCGCGGCGACCGGCGGTCGCGGCTGGGCACCATGGTCTTCGCGATCAGCATCGCCGTCACGGCCGTCGTCCTGGGAGCGTGGAGCGCGCGCTGGAACTCGGTCGGCAAGGGCGAGGCGCTCACCCTGCTCCCCGTTCCCGGCGGAGCCTTCCGGACGGCCTCGTACCACGAGTCCGCCGGCTACCACGTCGACGTGCCGCTGGACTGGCGGCGCGAGGTGCGCGGCGGCGCCGTCCACTGGCGGGACCCGGTGGCGGGACGCGGCCTGCGCATCACCCCGGTCTCCGGCACCCCGCTGGCCGGCCTGCGCGCGGTCGAGCGGCAGACGGCCGGCTCGGCGGGCCATCCCGGCTACCGCCTGCTGCGGCTGGAGCCCGTCCCGGAACTCAACCGGCCCGCGGCGGAGTGGGAGTACACCTGGGGCGAGGCGGAGCACCGCATGCACGCGCTACGGACGCGGACGGCCGGCTACGAGTTCTACTTCTACGCGCCCGACGCGCGCTGGACCCCCGCACAACGGGTCTACGAACGGATCCTCGGCTCGTTCCGCACCGGGTGA
- a CDS encoding acyl-CoA synthetase: MARSYNLADLLEILAAAGPDRPALVAGDERRTYRELNERAGRVGHHLAGAGVRPGEHVAILAYNRAEWIESMLGAFKIRAVPVPVNFRYVAAELHHVLSDSDSVALIGERSLLARVEEIRADLPLLRHVVVLEDGDGTEIPGAVEYEKALAAASDGDDFPERSSDDRYIMYTGGTTGYPKGVEWRCEDIFFGALGGGNVLGDPITSPEGIAANAEQPAMAVLVCAPVMHGAGQWVAFMGLFGGAKVVLYTEHAFDPARALEILAAEQANVMMLVGDVMARPVARELASGDHDTSALFAIASGGAPLTEGAKDALLERLPNIMFLDNYGASETGACGPSVGGDSGTARFLMKPGITVLDEDLKVVRPGEVGRLARSGHIPLGYYNDPDKTASTFFTDAEGTRWSVPGDFAALEEDGTITLLGRGSLVINTGGEKVYPEEVEVALKDHPDVEDAAVVGLPDERFGERVAAVISVRPGTNPSLEALTGHCRGRLAGYKLPRQVTVVDEVRRTAVGKSDYTWARSVFAEDGAR; this comes from the coding sequence ATGGCGCGAAGCTACAACCTGGCCGACCTGCTCGAGATCCTGGCCGCCGCCGGCCCCGACCGGCCCGCACTCGTCGCCGGGGACGAGCGCCGCACCTACCGGGAGCTCAACGAACGGGCCGGCCGGGTGGGCCATCACCTCGCCGGCGCGGGCGTGCGGCCGGGGGAGCACGTGGCGATCCTGGCCTACAACCGGGCCGAGTGGATCGAGAGCATGCTCGGCGCCTTCAAGATCCGGGCCGTGCCGGTCCCGGTCAACTTCCGCTACGTCGCCGCCGAGCTGCACCACGTCCTGTCCGATTCCGACTCGGTGGCGCTGATCGGCGAGCGGTCGCTGCTGGCGCGGGTGGAGGAGATCCGGGCCGACCTGCCGCTGCTGCGGCACGTGGTGGTGCTGGAGGACGGTGACGGCACGGAGATCCCCGGGGCGGTGGAGTACGAGAAGGCGCTGGCCGCGGCCTCCGACGGCGACGACTTCCCCGAACGGTCCAGCGACGACCGCTACATCATGTACACCGGCGGCACGACCGGCTATCCCAAGGGCGTCGAGTGGCGCTGCGAGGACATCTTCTTCGGCGCGCTCGGCGGCGGGAACGTCCTGGGCGACCCCATCACCAGCCCCGAGGGCATCGCCGCCAACGCCGAGCAGCCGGCGATGGCGGTGCTGGTCTGCGCGCCCGTCATGCACGGTGCCGGCCAGTGGGTGGCGTTCATGGGGCTGTTCGGCGGCGCCAAGGTCGTCCTCTACACCGAGCACGCCTTCGATCCCGCGCGGGCCCTGGAGATCCTGGCCGCCGAGCAGGCCAACGTCATGATGCTGGTCGGCGACGTCATGGCACGTCCGGTCGCCCGGGAGCTGGCCTCCGGCGACCACGACACCTCCGCGCTGTTCGCGATCGCGTCGGGCGGCGCGCCGCTGACCGAGGGCGCCAAGGACGCCCTGCTGGAGCGGTTGCCGAACATCATGTTCCTGGACAACTACGGGGCGTCCGAGACCGGCGCGTGCGGCCCGTCGGTCGGCGGCGACTCGGGCACCGCGCGGTTCCTGATGAAGCCGGGCATCACCGTCCTGGACGAGGACCTCAAGGTGGTGCGGCCGGGCGAGGTCGGACGGCTGGCGCGCAGCGGGCACATCCCGCTCGGCTACTACAACGACCCGGACAAGACCGCGTCCACGTTCTTCACCGACGCCGAGGGCACCCGCTGGTCGGTCCCCGGCGACTTCGCCGCGCTGGAGGAGGACGGCACGATCACCCTGCTCGGCCGGGGGTCCCTGGTCATCAACACCGGGGGCGAGAAGGTCTACCCGGAGGAGGTCGAGGTGGCGCTCAAGGACCATCCGGACGTGGAGGACGCGGCCGTGGTGGGCCTGCCGGACGAGCGGTTCGGCGAGCGCGTCGCCGCGGTGATCTCCGTACGGCCCGGAACGAACCCGTCGCTGGAGGCGCTGACCGGGCACTGCCGGGGCCGGCTGGCCGGCTACAAGCTCCCGCGCCAGGTCACGGTGGTGGACGAGGTGCGGCGTACCGCCGTCGGCAAGTCCGACTACACCTGGGCGCGGTCGGTGTTCGCCGAGGACGGGGCCCGGTAG
- a CDS encoding YceI family protein produces the protein MSIATAPGLTAGTWNIDPAHSEVTFVIRHLMSKVRGSFTEFSGTVQIAEDLAASTATAEISMASIDTRHADRDAHVRTSDVLDVENHPTMTFATTGVRSEGGDHYLDGDLTIKGVTRPVTLEVEFNGIGEDPWGGTRAGFSASTTINRKDWGIEFNIPLAGDKALLSDKVDIQLEVQAVRA, from the coding sequence ATGAGCATCGCCACCGCCCCGGGCCTGACCGCCGGCACCTGGAACATCGACCCGGCGCACTCCGAGGTCACCTTCGTGATCCGGCACCTGATGAGCAAGGTGCGGGGCAGCTTCACCGAGTTCTCCGGCACCGTCCAGATCGCCGAGGACCTGGCCGCCTCCACCGCCACCGCCGAGATCTCGATGGCCTCCATCGACACCCGCCACGCCGACCGGGACGCGCACGTCCGCACCTCCGACGTGCTGGACGTCGAGAACCACCCGACCATGACCTTCGCCACCACCGGCGTCCGCTCCGAGGGCGGCGACCACTACCTGGACGGCGACCTGACCATCAAGGGCGTCACCCGTCCGGTCACCCTGGAGGTCGAGTTCAACGGTATCGGCGAGGACCCGTGGGGCGGCACCCGCGCCGGATTCTCCGCCTCCACCACCATCAACCGCAAGGACTGGGGCATCGAGTTCAACATCCCGCTGGCGGGCGACAAGGCCCTGCTCAGCGACAAGGTCGACATCCAGCTGGAGGTCCAGGCCGTCCGCGCCTGA